The Gemmata palustris genome includes a region encoding these proteins:
- a CDS encoding PRC-barrel domain-containing protein: protein MMKYTLRAASAALLLTIGALPVLAADPPRIVTAAPAVGNHFRAKQVMGTKILIGGNTAIGTVEDLVFDDAGNLEYLIVSTDNNKLVSVPWDAAKWDLDKKVGTLGITVEQYKTIPTFTTTTYPSFYTPTYRTETYKFYGLTPRELRRIERRLP, encoded by the coding sequence ATGATGAAGTACACCCTACGTGCGGCCTCCGCCGCCCTTCTCCTTACGATTGGGGCGTTGCCCGTTCTCGCCGCGGACCCGCCCCGGATCGTTACCGCGGCGCCCGCGGTCGGCAACCACTTTCGCGCCAAGCAAGTGATGGGCACGAAGATCCTGATCGGCGGGAACACGGCGATCGGCACCGTGGAAGACCTGGTGTTCGATGACGCGGGGAACCTCGAGTACCTGATCGTCTCGACCGACAACAACAAGCTCGTGAGCGTGCCCTGGGACGCCGCGAAGTGGGATCTGGATAAGAAGGTCGGGACGCTCGGCATCACCGTCGAGCAGTACAAGACGATCCCGACGTTCACGACCACGACCTATCCCAGCTTCTACACGCCGACGTACCGCACCGAAACGTACAAGTTCTACGGGCTGACCCCGCGCGAGCTCCGGCGCATCGAGCGCCGGCTCCCGTAA
- a CDS encoding DUF4394 domain-containing protein: MLTRILSRLRRSTAPSRPTPKAFKRCLNLEALEAREVPAILYGLTGANTLLRLDSANPTVTTTVTVTGLGANQQLVGIDFRPRTGQLYGSSVVDASANNSIIFTYRINPLTGAATLVGQTAAAVPGAGDVATGYDFNPTVDRIRYVNVNDENVRLTPVNGTLAGDDTDLTVGADIIGAAYDRNTDRQNNAGDTNTLPTTLFLINRATSSLARLGDINGTPISPNGGVVTDIGALGVTLDAGANGGFDILESTLNNGLGTAFAALTVSGITGLYSIDLTTGTATLVGAIGTGTTQIASLAAAPDGVVVVGSGLGANGDVRILDSTTGAVRTTIIPFAGFQGGVRVTAGDVNRDGIPDAVVSAIAPQGHVKVFDGVTGNLVQSFFAFAGFAGTVNVATGDVNRDGYADIIVAANGVNGHVKAFSGLDGSLLGSFLAYPGFLGNVTVSAADFNNDGIDEIVTAAAINGHVKVFNVDGTAFTSATLPNFANSFFAFTPYAGDVNVAAGDVTGDGIADIVLSSGSGTRGNVRVFSGLNNTLVSSFFAYGSGVTSGAFVALADANGDGLLDIRVTPGLGQQANVTTFDSVGTSIGTTFSAFTGFQGGATIGGARF, translated from the coding sequence ATGCTCACGCGTATTCTCTCCCGCCTGCGCCGAAGCACGGCCCCGAGTCGCCCCACGCCAAAAGCATTCAAGCGGTGCCTAAATCTCGAAGCGTTGGAGGCCCGTGAAGTACCCGCGATCCTTTACGGATTGACCGGGGCCAACACACTGCTGCGGCTCGATAGCGCGAACCCGACCGTGACCACAACCGTTACTGTGACCGGGCTGGGGGCGAACCAGCAACTCGTGGGAATCGACTTCCGGCCGCGCACCGGCCAACTGTACGGCAGCTCGGTCGTCGACGCGAGCGCCAACAACTCGATCATCTTCACCTACCGCATCAACCCGCTGACCGGGGCCGCGACGCTTGTGGGCCAGACGGCCGCCGCGGTGCCCGGCGCCGGGGACGTCGCGACCGGGTACGACTTCAATCCGACCGTGGACCGCATCCGCTACGTGAACGTGAACGACGAGAACGTCCGCCTGACCCCGGTCAACGGCACACTCGCGGGGGATGACACCGATCTGACCGTAGGCGCGGACATTATTGGCGCGGCCTACGACCGCAACACCGACCGCCAGAACAACGCGGGGGACACGAACACGCTGCCGACGACACTGTTCCTCATCAATCGCGCGACCAGTTCGCTTGCCCGGTTAGGGGACATCAACGGTACGCCCATTAGTCCCAACGGCGGGGTGGTCACCGATATCGGCGCCCTGGGTGTAACGCTCGACGCCGGGGCCAATGGCGGCTTCGATATTCTCGAAAGCACACTCAACAACGGCCTGGGAACGGCGTTCGCGGCCCTGACGGTGAGCGGTATCACCGGACTGTACAGTATCGATTTGACCACTGGAACCGCGACGCTCGTGGGCGCGATCGGCACCGGAACGACGCAGATCGCGAGCCTGGCCGCGGCGCCGGACGGTGTGGTGGTGGTCGGCTCCGGGCTCGGGGCCAACGGCGACGTGCGCATCCTCGACTCCACGACTGGCGCGGTGCGGACCACGATCATCCCATTCGCCGGGTTCCAGGGCGGCGTGCGGGTCACCGCGGGCGACGTGAACCGCGACGGCATCCCGGACGCGGTCGTGAGCGCGATCGCCCCGCAGGGGCACGTGAAGGTGTTCGACGGGGTGACCGGTAACCTCGTACAAAGCTTCTTCGCGTTCGCCGGATTTGCGGGTACGGTGAACGTCGCCACCGGCGACGTGAACCGCGACGGGTACGCCGATATCATTGTGGCGGCCAACGGGGTGAACGGGCATGTGAAGGCGTTCAGCGGGCTCGACGGCTCGCTGCTCGGCAGCTTCCTCGCGTACCCGGGCTTCCTCGGCAACGTGACCGTGTCGGCCGCGGATTTCAACAACGACGGGATCGACGAGATCGTGACCGCCGCCGCGATCAACGGGCACGTGAAAGTGTTCAACGTCGACGGGACCGCGTTCACCTCGGCTACGCTGCCGAACTTTGCCAACAGCTTCTTCGCGTTCACTCCCTATGCGGGTGACGTGAACGTGGCCGCGGGCGACGTGACCGGCGACGGTATCGCGGATATCGTCCTGAGCAGCGGGTCCGGTACGCGCGGCAACGTGCGCGTATTCAGCGGGCTGAACAATACGCTGGTCAGCAGCTTCTTCGCCTACGGCAGCGGAGTGACGAGTGGCGCGTTCGTGGCGCTGGCCGACGCGAACGGCGACGGGCTGCTCGACATCCGCGTGACGCCGGGCCTGGGTCAACAGGCCAACGTCACGACGTTTGACTCGGTCGGCACGTCGATCGGGACGACGTTCTCGGCGTTCACCGGCTTCCAGGGCGGCGCGACGATCGGCGGCGCGCGGTTCTAA
- a CDS encoding metallophosphoesterase family protein codes for MRIGVVSDTHDRQEAVAEAVRLLLEQEVELVLHCGDIESPDTVRVFKPIPTHFVFGNWDKDKAKLAAAIKDSGGTHYESFGALTLAEKRIAWVHSHERHQLRQLENADYFDYVFYGHTHVREQHRTGRTLVANPGALFRANPKTCIVLDLITGEIKPIIIPGKLPGAAVPTPHAATAALDDGTGSIVMPPGVLPDAPSPPPASS; via the coding sequence ATGCGGATCGGGGTTGTCAGCGACACCCACGACCGCCAGGAGGCGGTCGCGGAAGCCGTTCGCCTCCTGTTAGAGCAGGAGGTCGAACTGGTCCTGCATTGCGGCGACATCGAGTCGCCGGACACGGTCCGCGTGTTCAAACCGATCCCGACGCACTTCGTGTTCGGCAACTGGGACAAGGACAAGGCGAAGCTGGCCGCCGCGATCAAGGACTCGGGCGGCACCCACTACGAGTCGTTCGGCGCGCTCACACTGGCCGAGAAGCGGATCGCCTGGGTCCACAGCCACGAGCGCCACCAGTTGCGCCAACTGGAGAACGCCGACTACTTCGACTACGTGTTCTACGGTCACACGCACGTGCGCGAGCAGCACCGCACCGGGCGCACGTTGGTCGCGAACCCCGGTGCGCTGTTCCGCGCGAACCCGAAGACGTGCATCGTGCTGGACCTCATCACCGGCGAAATCAAGCCCATCATCATTCCGGGTAAATTACCGGGCGCGGCGGTCCCGACGCCTCACGCCGCGACCGCCGCTCTCGACGACGGCACCGGTTCCATTGTCATGCCGCCCGGGGTGCTCCCGGACGCACCGTCCCCGCCGCCCGCTTCGAGTTGA
- a CDS encoding SUMF1/EgtB/PvdO family nonheme iron enzyme: protein MPRLQALLECVGQSLCEKGRKALQGLWPFADVLPDIARAAFDYAHKKLPGTDLRTAIADCAAVDPNEYERRLGELITELATTHSVPKAELADYLRALPVAVRQSLRRPSDSDGRSVPEGFELTKPEEFAGFLPPRIPRFRPGDKPAGLDDWTLTELRGLGQNSEVWRGEDPTQSDARPVALKFVIDDESRDRVKANTDLFTDVFDLNDVSGVLPLRGVYLETDPPCLEAPFVSGYDLAGLMFEWKWRYDSAKPEAALKLVRRLAAIVAKAQEKGVIHRDLKPSNVLLHPTDGGKFTMWVSDFGWGQIESVRALELAKGGPRGEQQRLAHRGAATSLYACPQQVKKEPPAPTDDVHAIGVIWYQLLKRDPSAAAPFGAEWIEELRPAGFTDSQARVLQSCLSTRADKRPKSAAALVEALAGVTVAPPDPAGPDGSKLISLKGSGSSLHVPIATARGREYKAEAAAGAAAAMLVAAGGGPLTSGGPGTSTTGAIRLMKNSIGMTFVRIPAGTFRMGDDTSGRTYEGPGHTVKITRPFYMSVVPVTQAQYEAVKGKNPSKFSRSRGGGLDHPVDHLTWDQAFRFCDKLARMTDEEVHRRSYRLPTEAEWEYACRAGTTTDFACGDKLTPKDALFMTSGHKQSGKSSGPVAQFPANAFGLHDMHGNVQEWVNDWFDEYYYFDSPLEDPPGPKRGQMRVIRGGCWGLPVIECRSAARRGHAPDSPSETIGFRVIMEIG from the coding sequence ATGCCGCGTTTGCAAGCCCTACTCGAATGCGTCGGTCAATCGCTTTGCGAAAAGGGTCGCAAGGCGTTACAGGGCCTGTGGCCCTTCGCCGACGTGCTCCCCGATATCGCGCGGGCCGCGTTCGACTACGCGCACAAGAAACTACCCGGTACCGACCTGCGCACGGCCATCGCCGATTGCGCCGCGGTCGATCCGAACGAGTACGAACGGCGCCTGGGCGAACTCATCACCGAACTCGCGACCACGCACTCGGTCCCCAAAGCCGAACTCGCTGATTACCTCCGCGCGCTCCCGGTCGCGGTCCGGCAGAGCCTCCGCCGCCCCTCGGATTCCGACGGGCGCTCGGTGCCCGAGGGGTTCGAGCTCACCAAGCCGGAAGAGTTCGCGGGGTTCTTGCCGCCGCGAATTCCCCGATTCCGCCCGGGCGACAAGCCCGCCGGCCTCGACGACTGGACGCTCACCGAACTGCGCGGGCTGGGCCAGAACTCCGAGGTGTGGCGCGGCGAAGACCCGACCCAGAGCGACGCCCGGCCCGTCGCGCTCAAGTTCGTGATCGACGACGAATCGCGCGACCGCGTGAAAGCCAACACGGACCTGTTCACCGACGTGTTCGATCTGAACGACGTGTCCGGCGTGCTCCCGCTGCGCGGGGTGTACCTGGAAACGGACCCGCCGTGCCTCGAAGCGCCGTTCGTGAGCGGCTACGACCTCGCCGGGCTGATGTTCGAGTGGAAGTGGCGCTACGACAGCGCCAAGCCCGAAGCCGCACTGAAGTTAGTTCGGCGCCTCGCGGCGATCGTCGCCAAGGCGCAAGAAAAGGGCGTGATCCACCGCGACCTGAAACCGAGTAACGTGCTGCTGCACCCCACCGACGGCGGCAAGTTCACCATGTGGGTGAGCGACTTCGGTTGGGGGCAGATCGAGAGCGTGCGCGCGCTCGAGCTCGCGAAGGGCGGCCCGCGCGGGGAGCAACAGCGCCTGGCCCACCGCGGGGCCGCGACGAGCCTGTATGCGTGCCCGCAACAGGTGAAGAAAGAACCGCCGGCGCCGACCGACGACGTCCACGCGATCGGCGTCATCTGGTACCAGTTACTCAAGCGCGACCCCTCCGCCGCGGCACCGTTTGGCGCGGAATGGATCGAAGAGTTGCGCCCCGCCGGGTTCACCGATTCGCAGGCCCGCGTGCTCCAATCGTGCCTCAGTACGCGCGCCGACAAGCGCCCCAAGAGCGCCGCGGCGCTGGTCGAGGCGCTCGCCGGCGTGACCGTCGCCCCGCCCGACCCCGCCGGTCCGGACGGGTCCAAACTGATCTCACTGAAGGGCTCCGGCTCGTCCCTGCACGTGCCGATAGCGACCGCACGCGGGAGAGAGTACAAGGCCGAGGCCGCTGCGGGCGCCGCGGCCGCCATGCTCGTTGCGGCGGGCGGCGGGCCGCTCACGTCCGGCGGCCCCGGTACGTCCACCACCGGCGCCATCCGGTTGATGAAGAACTCCATCGGCATGACGTTCGTGCGCATACCGGCTGGCACCTTCCGGATGGGCGACGACACCTCCGGGCGCACCTACGAAGGCCCGGGGCACACGGTCAAGATCACGCGGCCGTTCTACATGTCCGTCGTGCCGGTCACGCAGGCGCAGTACGAAGCCGTGAAGGGGAAGAACCCGAGCAAGTTCAGCCGCTCGCGCGGGGGCGGGCTCGATCACCCGGTCGATCACCTCACCTGGGACCAGGCGTTCCGGTTCTGCGACAAGCTCGCGCGCATGACGGACGAAGAGGTCCACCGGCGCAGCTACCGGCTCCCGACCGAAGCGGAGTGGGAGTACGCCTGCCGCGCCGGGACCACCACCGACTTCGCGTGCGGCGACAAGCTCACGCCCAAGGACGCCCTGTTCATGACGTCGGGCCACAAGCAGTCCGGCAAAAGCTCGGGGCCGGTCGCGCAGTTCCCCGCGAACGCCTTCGGACTCCACGACATGCACGGGAACGTGCAGGAGTGGGTGAACGATTGGTTCGACGAGTATTACTACTTCGACAGCCCGCTCGAGGACCCGCCCGGGCCGAAGCGCGGGCAGATGCGGGTGATTCGCGGGGGCTGTTGGGGCCTGCCCGTGATCGAGTGCCGCAGCGCCGCCCGGCGCGGCCACGCCCCGGACTCGCCCTCCGAGACCATCGGGTTCCGCGTGATAATGGAAATCGGGTGA
- a CDS encoding choice-of-anchor X domain-containing protein: MTACYWRWLILSWLVLVASVGGARAVEPEKAAAIINVRHEPVAPKPDVPVLVTVRLAEGVTKPVLKLQAVAPGKYVRKTDAEYAKDWTDLPMHDDGKDGDAKAGDGVYSVRVPATYQKHRWLLRYRVTATDRGGKAVQAPEADDTCPNFAWWCDAGPAAWSGSRKPGKALPVNYSAEFLGTLQTLHLLARADDVAKSQWDGNAHKQKQQGTLVYRGVVYDHIQYSNRGQGSAHIAGKNKWGLKFNRGHDVPFADHDGKPFPAACDGLDLNPGGSTPYLPVHRGIAGLDEVLSMRSYRLAGVPAPPATWVQWRVVTDADEVSAKDQFAGDLWGLYVAMGDMKPKLLADRKLADGLTVSAQSGVKHAPKEMADAPKEWEKFLNGMRSNPKEDWWRKNLDLPAYYSFHALNRLLGNVDLRPDGNHGYYRHPDGRWAPIPWDMDMTFVPRHHQPGYIEAIGCLNHPAIAIEYRNRAREILDLFAANGTERGGQVGQLVSDLGAALTPKEHTVDWPRLDEARWNFSPRINPQGAYFVNPASAEHFGGKWTRTLATNDFAGFRKYLVDFCTDSRPTKNYAPNDGEPRGYGWGYLAHEAKDDKIPAKPTVDRTGGKFRFESSAFASPAKHTSAVLEWRVGRVGQLGWYELDEHWRKEVKSGRTIDIPPEVFKEPGEYRVRARWRDNTGRCGHWSAPVGVSVK; this comes from the coding sequence ATGACCGCCTGTTACTGGCGCTGGCTGATTCTCTCGTGGCTGGTTCTCGTCGCATCGGTCGGAGGCGCGCGAGCTGTCGAACCGGAGAAGGCGGCGGCGATCATCAACGTGCGGCACGAACCGGTCGCGCCGAAGCCCGACGTGCCGGTGTTGGTCACCGTGCGACTGGCGGAGGGCGTGACCAAACCGGTACTGAAGCTCCAGGCCGTCGCACCCGGGAAGTACGTTCGCAAGACCGACGCCGAGTACGCGAAGGACTGGACCGATCTGCCGATGCACGACGACGGCAAAGACGGTGATGCGAAAGCCGGCGACGGCGTGTACAGCGTTCGCGTCCCGGCAACGTACCAGAAACACCGCTGGTTGCTGCGGTACCGCGTTACGGCGACCGACCGTGGCGGCAAAGCGGTGCAAGCCCCCGAAGCCGACGACACGTGCCCCAACTTCGCGTGGTGGTGCGATGCTGGCCCCGCGGCCTGGAGCGGCTCCCGGAAACCGGGCAAAGCCCTCCCGGTCAACTACTCCGCGGAGTTCCTTGGCACGCTGCAAACCCTGCACCTCCTGGCGCGGGCCGATGACGTCGCGAAGAGCCAGTGGGACGGCAACGCCCACAAGCAGAAGCAGCAGGGCACGCTCGTTTATCGCGGCGTGGTGTACGACCACATCCAGTACAGCAACCGCGGCCAGGGCAGCGCCCACATCGCCGGCAAGAACAAGTGGGGACTGAAGTTCAACCGCGGGCACGATGTTCCCTTCGCCGACCACGACGGCAAACCGTTCCCGGCCGCGTGCGACGGCCTCGACCTGAACCCCGGCGGCTCCACCCCGTACCTGCCGGTCCACCGCGGCATCGCGGGCCTGGACGAAGTGCTCTCGATGCGCTCGTACCGGCTCGCCGGCGTACCCGCTCCCCCGGCAACGTGGGTGCAGTGGCGCGTGGTCACGGACGCCGACGAGGTGTCCGCAAAGGACCAGTTCGCGGGCGACTTGTGGGGCCTGTACGTGGCGATGGGCGACATGAAGCCGAAGCTGCTCGCCGACCGCAAACTGGCGGACGGCTTGACGGTTAGCGCGCAGAGCGGCGTCAAGCACGCACCCAAGGAGATGGCAGACGCGCCGAAGGAGTGGGAAAAATTCCTCAACGGGATGCGGTCGAACCCCAAGGAAGACTGGTGGCGGAAGAACCTCGACCTGCCCGCGTACTACAGCTTCCACGCACTGAACCGGCTGCTGGGCAACGTGGACCTGCGGCCCGATGGCAACCACGGGTACTACCGCCACCCCGACGGCCGATGGGCACCGATCCCGTGGGACATGGACATGACGTTCGTCCCGCGGCACCACCAGCCGGGCTACATCGAGGCCATCGGGTGCCTCAATCACCCCGCGATCGCGATCGAGTACCGCAACCGCGCGCGGGAGATCCTCGACCTGTTCGCCGCCAACGGCACCGAACGCGGCGGTCAAGTGGGGCAACTGGTATCGGACCTCGGCGCCGCGCTGACCCCGAAGGAGCATACAGTGGACTGGCCCCGACTCGATGAGGCGCGCTGGAACTTCTCGCCGCGGATCAACCCGCAGGGCGCGTACTTCGTGAACCCGGCCAGCGCCGAGCACTTCGGCGGGAAGTGGACGCGAACTCTGGCAACCAACGATTTCGCGGGGTTCCGCAAGTACCTCGTCGATTTCTGCACCGACTCGCGCCCAACCAAGAACTACGCCCCGAACGACGGCGAGCCGCGCGGCTACGGGTGGGGCTACCTGGCCCACGAAGCCAAGGACGACAAGATCCCCGCGAAGCCGACGGTGGACCGGACCGGCGGCAAGTTCCGGTTCGAGTCATCAGCGTTCGCCTCACCTGCCAAACACACGTCAGCGGTGCTGGAGTGGCGGGTCGGGCGGGTCGGTCAACTCGGTTGGTACGAACTCGACGAGCACTGGCGGAAAGAGGTGAAATCGGGCCGCACGATCGACATCCCGCCGGAAGTGTTCAAGGAACCGGGCGAGTACCGGGTCCGCGCCCGCTGGCGCGACAACACCGGGCGCTGCGGGCACTGGAGCGCGCCGGTCGGAGTCAGCGTGAAATAG
- a CDS encoding DUF1552 domain-containing protein: MPTAPQLDRRAFLRGIGGAALALPVLDAMGAEVTAQAPRRFCAIYTANGMSLPQKTHGIDEWSWFPTAEKNGEFVFGKSTEPLAPFRKNLSFLGGLHHPSGPKADPHVCSDMWLTGAPLHNPKPGTYNTASLDQVVAQHTKKHCRQPSLVLSIDAGTGFLSRTGTIAYSLEGRPIPADNNPRRVFNRLFRGDRDSMNAEREKLQKQIKLVDAVSASAKTLDKQLGKSDRERMDQYLTSLNELESRLIAAEKWVDVPLKKQDHAHLKLDATNESAPADYYRVMFDLIALAFDADITRSVVFMLNREDGMGISDTFPIKLGLGHTHHTLSHAGDKAGQLAFAKYDLFLSQQLAHFLGRLAKYQDRDGTVLDNTIVLYGSGASTTHTPKNLPTLVAGGSKMGLKHGTYWKKDDARMSDMYLSVLRALAIEQESFADSTGTLSGSIFTRV; the protein is encoded by the coding sequence ATGCCCACCGCACCGCAACTGGACCGTCGCGCATTTCTTCGTGGGATCGGCGGGGCCGCGCTCGCACTGCCGGTGCTCGACGCGATGGGCGCCGAGGTCACGGCACAGGCGCCCCGCCGGTTCTGCGCGATTTACACCGCCAACGGCATGTCGCTGCCGCAGAAGACGCACGGGATCGACGAGTGGAGCTGGTTCCCGACCGCCGAGAAGAACGGCGAGTTCGTGTTCGGCAAATCGACCGAACCGCTGGCCCCGTTCCGCAAGAACCTCAGTTTCCTGGGCGGACTGCACCACCCGAGCGGTCCCAAGGCGGACCCGCACGTGTGCTCGGACATGTGGCTCACCGGTGCGCCGCTGCACAACCCGAAGCCGGGCACGTACAACACGGCCAGCCTCGATCAGGTGGTCGCGCAGCACACGAAGAAACACTGCCGCCAACCCTCGCTGGTGCTGTCGATCGACGCGGGCACCGGGTTTCTCTCGCGGACGGGTACGATCGCGTACAGCCTCGAGGGGCGCCCGATCCCGGCGGACAACAACCCGCGCCGCGTCTTCAACCGCCTCTTCCGTGGCGACCGCGACTCGATGAACGCGGAGCGCGAAAAGCTCCAGAAGCAGATCAAGCTGGTGGACGCGGTCTCCGCGAGCGCCAAGACCCTCGACAAGCAACTCGGTAAGTCCGACCGCGAGCGGATGGACCAGTACCTCACGTCGCTCAACGAACTGGAATCGCGGCTGATCGCGGCGGAGAAGTGGGTCGATGTGCCGCTCAAGAAGCAGGACCACGCGCACCTGAAATTGGACGCCACGAACGAGAGCGCCCCGGCCGACTATTACCGCGTGATGTTCGACCTGATCGCGCTCGCGTTCGACGCGGACATCACCCGCTCGGTGGTGTTCATGCTCAACCGCGAGGACGGGATGGGCATCAGCGACACGTTCCCGATCAAACTCGGGCTGGGCCACACGCACCACACGCTCTCGCACGCCGGGGACAAGGCGGGCCAACTGGCGTTCGCGAAGTACGACCTGTTCCTCAGCCAGCAACTCGCGCACTTCCTGGGCCGGTTGGCGAAGTATCAAGACCGCGACGGCACCGTGCTGGACAACACCATCGTGCTCTACGGCAGCGGCGCGAGCACGACGCACACCCCCAAGAACCTGCCGACGCTCGTGGCCGGCGGCTCGAAGATGGGGCTCAAGCACGGCACCTACTGGAAGAAGGACGACGCCCGCATGTCCGACATGTACCTCAGCGTCCTGCGCGCGCTGGCCATCGAACAGGAGTCGTTCGCAGACAGTACGGGCACGCTGAGCGGCTCGATTTTTACCCGCGTGTGA